Proteins encoded together in one Microbacterium oxydans window:
- a CDS encoding exodeoxyribonuclease III, with product MPHLRIATVNVNGIRAAARNGMSSWLDAADVDILTLQEVRGQDEHLEAALPGWSIVHDEATAKGRAGVAIASRTPALATRTAFGPEDFDSKGRWIEADFLIGDRPLTVVSAYVHSGEADTPKQDEKWKFLDAFGTRLGELGADGALALVTGDLNVGHRELDIKNWRGNRKKAGFLPRERAYFDRFLGEAGSEVSGVDGTVGTGLGWIDVGRKFHGEVDGPYTWWSMRGQAFDNDSGWRIDYHLATPALAERVETYHVARAAAYDQRWSDHAPVVVDYRY from the coding sequence ATGCCTCATCTGCGTATCGCCACGGTCAATGTCAACGGAATCCGAGCGGCGGCTCGCAACGGGATGAGCTCCTGGCTGGATGCCGCCGATGTCGACATCCTCACGCTCCAGGAGGTCCGCGGGCAGGACGAGCACCTGGAAGCCGCGCTGCCGGGCTGGTCCATCGTCCATGACGAGGCCACCGCCAAGGGCCGCGCCGGGGTCGCGATCGCCAGCCGCACGCCCGCCCTCGCCACGCGCACCGCATTCGGGCCCGAGGACTTCGACTCCAAGGGACGCTGGATCGAGGCGGACTTCCTGATCGGCGACCGCCCGCTCACCGTCGTCAGCGCCTACGTCCACTCCGGTGAGGCCGACACCCCGAAACAGGACGAGAAGTGGAAGTTCCTCGACGCGTTCGGCACGCGGCTCGGAGAACTCGGCGCCGACGGCGCCCTCGCCCTCGTGACCGGCGACCTGAACGTCGGGCACCGCGAGCTCGACATCAAGAACTGGCGCGGCAACCGCAAGAAGGCCGGGTTCCTTCCTCGCGAGCGCGCGTACTTCGATCGGTTCCTCGGCGAGGCCGGCTCGGAGGTCTCCGGTGTCGACGGCACCGTGGGCACCGGCCTCGGCTGGATCGACGTGGGGCGGAAGTTCCACGGCGAGGTCGACGGACCGTACACCTGGTGGTCGATGCGCGGGCAGGCGTTCGACAACGACTCCGGGTGGCGCATCGACTACCACCTGGCGACGCCTGCACTCGCCGAGCGTGTGGAGACCTACCACGTCGCGCGCGCTGCGGCCTATGACCAGCGCTGGAGCGACCACGCGCCCGTCGTCGTCGACTACCGCTACTGA
- a CDS encoding DUF4166 domain-containing protein has protein sequence MTASGAAFLEALGEEAERLHPELLAQMRVEARNDGAEGVFAVAGSRFGRLAALASPLVGPRLLVTRFGRDVPFRIDTVSGRSPSGRPTLDTVREFRFADTTQHVVDRLFATGHPGLVQNALGSRGRVEMLEECSVTDDGALRMRTRAVALRLGRCRIALRGILRIDVDLVDGWDGTHDRRTIEMRATSPVLGTVLEYRGWYRYADATPGAAQ, from the coding sequence GTGACCGCGAGCGGAGCCGCCTTTCTCGAAGCGCTGGGGGAGGAGGCGGAGAGGCTTCATCCCGAGCTCCTGGCGCAGATGCGCGTCGAGGCGAGGAACGACGGAGCCGAGGGGGTCTTCGCGGTCGCCGGCAGCCGGTTCGGGCGCCTCGCCGCCCTCGCGTCGCCCCTCGTCGGGCCGCGGCTGCTCGTCACGCGGTTCGGCCGCGACGTACCCTTCCGGATCGATACCGTGTCCGGTCGATCGCCCTCGGGACGGCCGACGCTCGACACGGTCCGGGAGTTCCGTTTCGCCGACACGACACAGCACGTCGTCGACCGGCTCTTCGCGACGGGACATCCCGGCCTCGTCCAGAATGCGCTGGGGTCGAGGGGTCGGGTCGAGATGCTCGAGGAGTGCTCGGTGACCGATGACGGTGCACTGCGTATGCGCACTCGGGCCGTCGCGCTGCGTCTCGGCCGATGCAGGATCGCGCTGCGCGGGATTCTCCGCATCGACGTCGATCTCGTCGACGGCTGGGACGGCACTCACGACCGACGCACCATCGAGATGCGCGCGACGAGTCCCGTGCTCGGGACCGTCCTGGAGTACCGGGGATGGTACCGCTACGCGGATGCCACCCCCGGCGCCGCTCAGTAG
- a CDS encoding DUF4166 domain-containing protein, giving the protein MTTGTGIFERALGDDFARLHPQLQRRFGVGVDAGYGCIGRGVMSEVRRGPWWTLPFLLIGTFRNILFPERGRDVPFRIDNLAYVDDFGRETVTFVRTMDVRPGRRRRFDATMIYSDARRRVVDYLGTHQHLAVDLDLAVTNDGGLLLTSGAQRFYEGPIAFRFPMLFSGRARLIERYDDEQERYLIDLEIHNDVFGFLFGYRGAFTCEFVGGPAPETVKPYREEIRE; this is encoded by the coding sequence ATGACGACCGGGACCGGGATCTTCGAGCGCGCACTGGGAGACGACTTCGCGCGCCTCCATCCGCAGCTGCAGCGCCGCTTCGGGGTCGGCGTGGACGCCGGATACGGCTGCATCGGACGCGGGGTGATGTCCGAGGTCCGGCGAGGCCCGTGGTGGACCCTGCCTTTCCTGCTGATCGGCACGTTCCGCAACATCCTGTTCCCCGAGCGGGGGCGGGACGTGCCGTTCCGGATCGACAACTTGGCCTACGTCGACGACTTCGGTCGCGAGACCGTGACCTTCGTGCGGACGATGGACGTGCGCCCCGGCCGCCGCCGCCGATTCGACGCGACCATGATCTACAGCGACGCGCGTCGACGGGTGGTCGACTACCTGGGTACGCACCAGCACCTGGCCGTCGACCTCGATCTGGCCGTCACCAACGACGGCGGGCTCCTGCTCACCTCGGGCGCACAGCGCTTCTACGAGGGGCCCATCGCCTTCCGCTTCCCGATGCTCTTCAGCGGGCGCGCTCGGCTCATCGAGCGCTACGACGACGAGCAGGAACGGTATCTGATCGACCTCGAGATCCACAACGATGTCTTCGGGTTCCTTTTCGGCTACCGCGGTGCCTTCACCTGCGAGTTCGTCGGCGGACCGGCTCCGGAGACCGTCAAGCCGTACCGCGAGGAGATCCGCGAGTGA